A genome region from Streptomyces sp. NBC_01296 includes the following:
- a CDS encoding isoamylase early set domain-containing protein: MLERKRIKGRTQVTFVLPEDAPPGPVSVVGDFNHWNPAAHPLESRGNGTRAATVTLPANSGHSFRYLAAGDYWFDDDSADGHDGANSRLHT; this comes from the coding sequence GTGCTCGAACGCAAGAGAATCAAGGGCCGTACCCAGGTCACCTTCGTCCTACCCGAGGACGCCCCGCCCGGACCGGTCAGCGTGGTCGGAGACTTCAACCACTGGAACCCCGCAGCCCACCCCCTCGAGTCCCGCGGCAACGGCACCCGCGCCGCAACCGTCACCCTGCCTGCCAACAGCGGGCACTCCTTCCGCTACCTGGCCGCCGGCGACTACTGGTTCGACGACGACAGCGCCGACGGTCACGACGGCGCGAACAGCCGCCTCCACACCTGA
- a CDS encoding plasmid stabilization protein — protein MPRGSSPKRERQYEHIKESAEQRGESTKRAKEIAARTVNKERARSGESKTASRSSTQDMSSSKRGGQRSHSGSQGPTKEQLYNEAKQRGVEGRSKMDKAELKRALGR, from the coding sequence ATGCCTCGTGGTTCCAGCCCCAAGCGTGAACGTCAGTATGAGCACATCAAGGAAAGCGCCGAGCAGCGCGGCGAGAGCACGAAGCGTGCGAAGGAGATCGCCGCGCGCACCGTCAACAAGGAACGCGCCCGTTCAGGGGAGTCGAAGACCGCGAGCCGCTCCTCGACACAGGACATGTCGTCGTCGAAGCGTGGTGGACAGCGCTCGCACAGCGGGTCTCAGGGCCCCACGAAGGAGCAGCTGTACAACGAGGCGAAGCAGCGGGGGGTCGAAGGCCGTTCCAAGATGGACAAGGCCGAACTGAAGCGGGCCCTCGGCCGCTGA
- a CDS encoding hydrophobic protein: MVPLLLVLLLVLILFGAGFAVEVLWWVAIAVLVLWLIGFVARPAGGGGRWYRW, from the coding sequence ATGGTTCCCCTGTTGCTCGTCCTTCTGCTCGTCCTGATCCTCTTCGGCGCGGGTTTTGCGGTCGAAGTTCTGTGGTGGGTCGCGATCGCGGTCCTGGTGCTCTGGCTCATTGGCTTCGTGGCCCGCCCGGCAGGCGGCGGCGGCCGCTGGTACCGCTGGTAG
- a CDS encoding CsbD family protein gives MADKGKMDQAKGKAKEAVGKVTGDDRMKAEGKTDQAKGKAKEALTETEERARGIKDSLRDKGDRT, from the coding sequence ATGGCTGACAAGGGAAAGATGGACCAGGCCAAGGGCAAGGCCAAGGAGGCCGTCGGCAAGGTCACCGGCGACGACCGGATGAAGGCCGAAGGCAAGACGGACCAGGCCAAGGGCAAGGCGAAGGAAGCCTTGACTGAAACCGAGGAGCGCGCTCGCGGAATCAAGGACTCCCTGCGCGACAAGGGCGACAGGACCTGA
- a CDS encoding VOC family protein — MTVPKTTVIVLDSAEPELLARFYAELLGATTGPAPGDEELLLVTSRTGVVLGVRRDPDHVPPSWPLPEGSQQAHVRILVEARCLDEAEREAVTLGARPVAAEDDGSLPGSRTTWRRYADPAGHAFVLSAVSEDFAPASATG; from the coding sequence ATGACCGTACCCAAGACAACCGTTATCGTCCTGGACTCTGCCGAGCCCGAGCTGCTGGCACGGTTCTACGCCGAACTGCTCGGTGCCACGACAGGACCGGCCCCGGGTGACGAGGAGCTCCTCCTCGTCACCAGCCGCACCGGCGTGGTACTCGGAGTCCGCCGCGACCCGGACCACGTTCCGCCGAGCTGGCCGCTCCCGGAGGGTTCCCAACAGGCCCATGTGCGCATCCTCGTGGAGGCACGGTGCCTCGACGAGGCCGAGCGCGAGGCCGTGACCCTCGGGGCCCGCCCAGTGGCCGCGGAGGACGACGGCAGCCTGCCGGGCAGCCGGACCACCTGGCGCCGCTACGCCGACCCGGCCGGCCACGCGTTCGTCCTCTCCGCGGTCAGCGAAGACTTCGCCCCCGCAAGCGCCACCGGATGA
- a CDS encoding DUF1206 domain-containing protein → MRSGDASKRAASPGGDVRQVAARCGLLARGVLYVLVGMLALRVAFGQDGGKEADRQGALQELAENSFGSVLIWAVGIGLVGMMLWRLSEAAFGAAGPDGGKLMKRLASAGRTVFYAAVAFSVLSFAAGGGGRSGDQQSRDVTARALDLPAGQWLVGAAGLGIAIAGVVIAVQAARRSFRKHLAMSGVSERWRKAVGFLGVTGGLARGVVFAAAGGFVVYAAVRYDPAQAKGIDDTLRSFTQTAAGPWLLVALAIGLMLFGVFSWAMARWREV, encoded by the coding sequence ATGAGAAGCGGGGACGCGAGCAAGCGCGCCGCATCCCCTGGCGGCGATGTCCGGCAGGTCGCGGCGCGCTGCGGGCTGCTGGCGCGCGGGGTGCTGTACGTACTGGTCGGGATGCTGGCCCTACGCGTGGCCTTCGGTCAGGACGGGGGCAAGGAAGCCGACCGTCAGGGCGCCCTTCAGGAGCTCGCGGAAAATTCCTTCGGCAGCGTCCTCATCTGGGCCGTGGGCATCGGGCTCGTGGGCATGATGCTGTGGCGCCTGTCAGAGGCGGCGTTCGGCGCAGCGGGACCGGACGGCGGCAAGCTGATGAAGCGGCTGGCCTCGGCGGGCCGGACCGTCTTCTACGCCGCGGTCGCGTTCTCGGTCCTGTCGTTCGCGGCGGGCGGCGGCGGGCGCTCCGGCGACCAGCAGTCACGCGATGTGACGGCCAGGGCGCTGGACCTGCCCGCCGGCCAGTGGCTGGTGGGTGCGGCCGGGCTCGGGATCGCCATCGCGGGCGTGGTCATCGCTGTCCAGGCGGCGCGGCGCAGCTTCCGCAAGCACCTCGCCATGAGCGGGGTCTCGGAGCGGTGGCGCAAGGCCGTCGGCTTCCTGGGGGTGACCGGCGGCCTGGCCCGGGGCGTCGTGTTCGCGGCGGCAGGCGGCTTCGTCGTGTACGCCGCGGTGCGCTACGACCCGGCGCAGGCGAAGGGCATCGACGACACCCTGAGGTCGTTCACCCAGACCGCGGCGGGGCCGTGGCTGCTGGTCGCGCTCGCCATCGGCCTGATGCTCTTCGGCGTGTTCTCCTGGGCGATGGCCCGGTGGCGTGAGGTCTGA
- a CDS encoding hemerythrin domain-containing protein — translation MSADEQENQDVVEAILKDHHTMEDLFRRMRSVEADREGALAKFSALLIAHGQAEETEVYGALKRFKHVDNEEVEHGAEEHEEGNEALLALLEVAEVGSDEWDSRLEDLVKAVSHHLDEEERSILNGARENVPDERRAELGAAFLRERERQLAADCGRIENVRAVARG, via the coding sequence ATGAGCGCGGACGAGCAGGAGAACCAGGACGTCGTCGAGGCGATCCTCAAGGATCACCACACCATGGAGGACCTCTTCCGTCGGATGCGCAGCGTGGAGGCGGACCGCGAGGGTGCCCTGGCCAAGTTCTCCGCGCTCCTCATCGCGCACGGCCAGGCCGAGGAAACCGAGGTGTACGGCGCGCTGAAGAGGTTCAAGCATGTCGACAACGAGGAGGTCGAACACGGAGCCGAGGAGCACGAAGAGGGCAATGAGGCCCTACTGGCGCTGCTCGAGGTGGCCGAGGTCGGTTCGGACGAGTGGGACTCGCGCTTGGAGGACCTGGTCAAGGCGGTCTCCCACCACCTCGACGAAGAGGAGCGGAGCATCCTCAACGGCGCCAGGGAGAACGTCCCGGACGAGCGGCGGGCCGAGCTCGGGGCGGCCTTCCTGCGGGAGCGGGAGCGGCAGCTCGCGGCCGACTGCGGCCGCATCGAGAACGTACGCGCGGTCGCACGTGGGTGA
- a CDS encoding YhjD/YihY/BrkB family envelope integrity protein encodes MLRRARAGRRWVHVRDLELWQRSLGFAALGFLTLVPLLIVVTAADARGGQGFAQWLGDGLGVSRAARAEIERLFALPGQAWRATTAFGLALLAVFGLSFGTTLQSGYERVWNLPPARWWARWRQVLWLGVLVGVLYLSAVSSPWREAPARGFVTVAIGTLFFWWSQRLLLGGRIPWTALLPGAVATMIGLLGLRIFSRLVFSPLIASNAVTYGPFGTVLVIQTWLVGIGVVVFGGALVGRLLHDELLRRTPPVDP; translated from the coding sequence ATGCTCCGCCGTGCGCGGGCCGGACGCCGCTGGGTACACGTCCGGGACCTGGAGCTGTGGCAACGCTCGCTGGGCTTCGCCGCGCTCGGGTTTCTGACGCTCGTACCGCTGCTCATCGTCGTGACCGCGGCGGATGCCCGCGGGGGGCAAGGGTTCGCGCAGTGGCTGGGAGACGGGCTCGGCGTGTCGCGGGCAGCCAGAGCGGAGATCGAGCGGCTCTTCGCCCTGCCCGGTCAGGCATGGCGGGCGACGACTGCGTTCGGCCTCGCGCTGCTCGCCGTATTCGGCCTGTCCTTCGGCACCACGCTGCAAAGCGGATACGAAAGGGTCTGGAATCTGCCTCCGGCTCGGTGGTGGGCCAGATGGCGTCAGGTGCTGTGGCTCGGCGTTCTGGTCGGTGTCCTCTACCTCTCGGCGGTCTCGTCGCCGTGGCGCGAGGCCCCGGCCCGTGGCTTCGTCACGGTGGCGATCGGCACCCTCTTCTTCTGGTGGTCCCAGCGGCTGCTGCTCGGCGGCCGGATCCCGTGGACCGCCCTGCTTCCCGGGGCGGTGGCCACCATGATCGGACTGCTCGGGCTGCGGATCTTCTCCCGGCTCGTCTTCTCACCGCTGATCGCGTCCAATGCCGTCACCTACGGCCCCTTCGGAACCGTACTCGTCATCCAGACATGGCTCGTCGGTATCGGCGTCGTCGTGTTCGGGGGCGCGCTCGTCGGCCGACTGCTCCACGACGAGCTGCTGCGCCGGACACCTCCGGTGGATCCGTAG
- a CDS encoding HAD family hydrolase, translating to MNRAALFDVDGTLADTNHLHVTCWWEALRQAGHDVAVHDIHRAIGLPGEDLLAHLLGEDRDTDQDQTLTAGHDTLYRTYFDRLAPLDSAAELLRELDRRGWRVVLVTSAQEAELDALRRAVDADDAITATASSDDVEEGKPAPDPVHHALQLADAPARAAVFVGDTVWDMKAATRADVACVGLLSGGIPRSDLEEAGARAVYRHPADLLAHLDSSPFGRAANTGQEPDP from the coding sequence ATGAACCGGGCGGCGCTGTTCGATGTCGACGGCACCCTCGCCGACACCAACCACCTCCACGTCACGTGCTGGTGGGAGGCACTCAGGCAGGCGGGCCACGACGTCGCCGTGCACGACATTCACCGCGCGATCGGCCTTCCCGGCGAGGACCTGCTCGCACACCTGCTGGGCGAGGACCGCGACACGGACCAGGACCAGACGCTCACGGCCGGGCACGACACCCTGTACAGAACGTACTTCGATCGGCTGGCCCCGCTGGACTCGGCGGCCGAGCTCCTGCGCGAGTTGGACCGGCGGGGCTGGCGGGTGGTGCTCGTGACCTCTGCGCAGGAGGCGGAACTGGACGCGCTCCGGCGGGCAGTGGACGCCGACGATGCCATCACCGCCACGGCCAGCTCCGACGACGTGGAGGAGGGCAAGCCGGCACCCGACCCGGTGCACCACGCCCTCCAACTGGCCGACGCACCCGCACGCGCCGCCGTGTTCGTCGGAGACACGGTCTGGGACATGAAAGCGGCGACCCGCGCCGACGTCGCCTGCGTGGGCCTCCTGTCCGGCGGCATCCCGCGCTCCGACCTCGAAGAGGCCGGAGCGCGAGCCGTGTACCGGCACCCCGCCGACCTCCTCGCCCACCTCGACAGCAGCCCGTTCGGCCGTGCTGCAAACACCGGACAGGAGCCTGACCCATGA
- a CDS encoding LysR substrate-binding domain-containing protein, whose protein sequence is MELRTLRYFVAVAEELHFGRAAARLHMSQPPLSRAIKQLETDLGATLLHRSAQGVTLTPAGTVLLDEARTLLDHTDRIRARIAAESGSTAITVGLLGDGTDLNALHLANAYRKRHPDIEVHIRETDLTDPTCGLRTAQVDIALTRAPFDETGLTVRHLRTDPVGAVLRTDDPLASRTRLELADLADRRWFHFPDGTDPLWGAYWTGGETREGPTVRAVQECRQAVLWNGTVGITPLGHDMPEGLTAVPLTDMAPSRVVVAWNEGDTNPLIPSFVHIATATHRR, encoded by the coding sequence ATGGAGCTGCGGACATTGCGCTATTTCGTCGCGGTCGCCGAAGAACTCCACTTCGGCCGGGCCGCCGCCCGACTGCACATGAGCCAGCCCCCACTCAGCCGGGCGATCAAGCAGCTGGAGACCGACCTCGGCGCCACCCTGCTCCACCGCTCGGCCCAGGGCGTCACCCTCACCCCCGCCGGAACCGTACTGCTCGACGAAGCCCGCACCCTGCTCGACCACACCGACCGGATCCGCGCACGCATCGCCGCCGAATCCGGCTCCACCGCCATCACCGTGGGCCTCCTCGGCGACGGCACCGACCTCAATGCCCTCCACCTGGCCAACGCCTACCGCAAACGACACCCGGACATCGAGGTCCACATCCGCGAGACCGACCTCACCGACCCCACCTGCGGACTGCGCACCGCACAGGTCGACATCGCCCTCACCCGCGCCCCCTTCGACGAAACCGGCCTGACCGTACGCCACCTACGCACCGACCCGGTCGGCGCGGTGCTGCGCACCGACGACCCGCTCGCCTCCCGCACGCGCCTGGAACTGGCCGACCTGGCCGACCGGCGCTGGTTCCACTTCCCGGACGGCACCGACCCGCTGTGGGGGGCGTACTGGACCGGCGGCGAGACGCGCGAGGGACCTACGGTGAGGGCCGTCCAGGAGTGTCGGCAGGCCGTGCTCTGGAACGGCACGGTCGGCATCACCCCCCTCGGACACGACATGCCCGAGGGGCTGACAGCAGTACCGCTGACCGACATGGCGCCCAGCCGCGTGGTGGTGGCGTGGAACGAGGGCGACACGAACCCTCTCATCCCCTCGTTCGTCCACATCGCGACAGCCACCCACCGCCGCTGA
- a CDS encoding MBL fold metallo-hydrolase, translating into MNDTLLPDPAVHVAGAQEIAPDLLVVPDRGIPLVPNIGIVGGTEAVLVVDTGMGTANAEQVLALASEVAKGRRLYLTTTHYHPEHAFGAHVFDGHATYLANRAQAEDLAVKGAGYLEMFRGFGAPVADRLDTSVRVAAPDVVYDGGYDLDLGGRTVRLRPTGRGHTKGDQVIEVPDAGVLFTGDLAESGQFAIFPWFPPHDTDVSGTGWLTVMESLSADGHRTVVPGHGAVGGPQILADIRDYLRELRDETWRRRDSAMGESEIVAEVRALMIERHPEWAGQEWIDKGVGCLCTEHPTVADQGPTG; encoded by the coding sequence ATGAACGACACACTGCTTCCCGACCCCGCCGTCCATGTGGCCGGCGCCCAGGAGATCGCCCCCGACCTGCTGGTGGTCCCGGACCGCGGGATCCCGCTGGTCCCCAACATCGGCATCGTCGGCGGCACCGAGGCCGTCCTCGTCGTCGACACCGGCATGGGCACCGCCAACGCCGAGCAGGTCCTCGCCCTGGCGTCCGAGGTCGCCAAGGGGCGCCGCCTGTACCTGACCACCACGCACTACCACCCCGAGCACGCCTTCGGCGCGCACGTCTTCGACGGCCACGCCACCTACCTCGCCAACCGTGCCCAGGCCGAGGACCTGGCGGTGAAGGGAGCGGGCTACCTGGAGATGTTCCGCGGCTTCGGTGCGCCGGTCGCCGACCGCCTCGACACCAGCGTCCGCGTCGCCGCCCCCGATGTGGTCTACGACGGCGGATACGACCTGGACCTCGGCGGCCGCACCGTACGGCTGCGGCCGACCGGCCGGGGCCACACCAAGGGCGACCAGGTGATCGAGGTACCCGATGCCGGCGTGCTGTTCACCGGCGACCTGGCCGAGAGCGGGCAGTTCGCAATCTTCCCCTGGTTCCCGCCGCACGACACCGACGTCTCCGGCACCGGCTGGCTGACGGTGATGGAAAGCCTGTCGGCCGACGGGCACCGCACGGTGGTCCCCGGCCACGGCGCCGTCGGCGGCCCGCAGATCCTCGCCGACATCCGCGACTACCTGCGCGAGCTGCGCGACGAGACCTGGCGTCGCCGCGACTCCGCGATGGGCGAGAGCGAGATCGTGGCCGAGGTCCGGGCCCTGATGATCGAACGGCACCCGGAGTGGGCCGGACAGGAGTGGATCGACAAGGGCGTTGGATGCCTGTGCACCGAACACCCCACCGTCGCGGACCAGGGCCCGACAGGCTGA
- a CDS encoding DUF2867 domain-containing protein, with the protein MRRTRTVRNIHQRIVQAPAETVGALVDRLATPDDPLFPTPVWPAMVLDRPLAVGADGGHGRVRYRVAAYEPGRSVRFDTTDPGIGEGHHRFDVEPLGPDSCRVVHVLELTMGAGAFALWKLAIQPVHDTMVEETFDNAERAALGRLPHPPARRTPRALLLNRIFWARPTAVPVPDDARLLHDAVERPDFTDAWRMPLKPGMDRNPGAWRHVLPAAVQGTAEHELMLGEDASHLDYRTSLLFDEDAVTLSSAVRVHNTRGRLYFALVRPFHPFAARLMLWRAHRRVAFAARSAGERNATASI; encoded by the coding sequence ATGCGTCGCACGCGCACGGTTCGCAACATCCACCAGAGAATCGTCCAGGCCCCGGCCGAGACCGTCGGCGCCCTTGTCGACCGGCTCGCCACGCCGGACGACCCCCTCTTCCCCACCCCGGTCTGGCCCGCGATGGTCCTCGACCGTCCGCTCGCCGTCGGCGCCGACGGCGGCCACGGCCGGGTCCGTTACCGGGTCGCCGCCTACGAGCCGGGGCGGTCCGTACGGTTCGACACCACCGATCCCGGCATCGGCGAGGGCCACCACCGGTTCGACGTCGAACCCCTGGGCCCGGACAGCTGCCGCGTCGTCCACGTCCTCGAACTGACCATGGGCGCCGGGGCGTTCGCCCTGTGGAAGCTGGCGATCCAGCCCGTGCACGACACGATGGTCGAGGAGACCTTCGACAACGCGGAGCGGGCCGCCCTCGGCCGCCTGCCCCACCCGCCGGCCCGCCGGACGCCCCGCGCACTGCTGCTCAACCGCATCTTCTGGGCGCGGCCGACCGCCGTCCCCGTCCCCGACGACGCCCGCCTGCTCCACGACGCCGTCGAGCGGCCCGACTTCACTGACGCCTGGCGCATGCCGCTGAAGCCCGGCATGGACCGCAATCCCGGCGCCTGGCGGCACGTCCTGCCCGCCGCAGTCCAGGGCACGGCCGAGCACGAGCTGATGCTCGGCGAAGACGCCTCCCACCTGGACTACCGCACCTCCCTCCTGTTCGACGAGGACGCGGTCACCCTGTCCTCCGCCGTACGGGTCCACAACACGCGCGGCAGGCTCTACTTCGCACTGGTACGCCCCTTCCACCCGTTCGCGGCCCGGCTGATGCTGTGGCGGGCACACCGGCGGGTGGCGTTCGCGGCCCGGTCCGCCGGGGAGCGGAACGCCACGGCCTCGATCTGA
- a CDS encoding TetR/AcrR family transcriptional regulator, whose protein sequence is MHETPPPTERRTRKRLTADDWADAALAALAERGLAAVAVEPLATRLGTTKGSFYWHFSNRDALVEAALARWEELSTERIISAMEAAEPDPAARLGALLRAATASAAEGPLEVRLLAASDHPMVTAALARVTERRVGYLAHLFELLGFPPPEARRRGILAYTSYVGHAQLAHAVPGSVPTDPAYLATVTAALVTR, encoded by the coding sequence ATGCACGAGACCCCGCCCCCCACGGAACGGCGCACCCGCAAACGCCTCACCGCCGACGACTGGGCGGACGCCGCCCTCGCCGCGCTCGCCGAACGCGGCCTCGCCGCGGTCGCGGTGGAACCCCTCGCGACCCGCCTGGGAACGACCAAGGGCAGCTTCTACTGGCACTTCTCCAACCGTGACGCGCTCGTCGAGGCAGCCCTCGCCCGCTGGGAGGAGTTGTCCACCGAGCGGATCATCAGCGCCATGGAGGCCGCCGAACCCGACCCTGCGGCCCGCCTCGGCGCCCTCCTGCGCGCCGCGACCGCCTCCGCCGCCGAGGGCCCCCTGGAGGTGCGGCTGCTCGCCGCGAGCGACCACCCCATGGTCACGGCGGCGCTCGCCCGCGTCACCGAGCGCCGGGTCGGCTATCTCGCCCACCTCTTCGAACTGCTCGGCTTCCCGCCCCCCGAGGCCCGCCGCCGCGGCATCCTCGCCTACACCAGCTACGTGGGCCACGCCCAGCTGGCACACGCCGTCCCCGGCTCGGTGCCGACCGACCCCGCCTACCTGGCCACGGTGACGGCCGCGCTGGTCACGCGCTGA
- a CDS encoding RICIN domain-containing protein, with product MKRTTDFGTRHTGSPILKCASLGAPLHDGAIRNRNSGKCLEILSWQTGNGALAGQWECHSGANQKWATPAV from the coding sequence GTGAAGAGGACGACGGACTTCGGCACCCGCCACACCGGGTCACCCATCCTCAAATGCGCCTCACTCGGCGCCCCTCTGCACGATGGGGCGATCCGGAACAGGAACTCAGGAAAGTGTCTGGAAATCTTGTCCTGGCAAACCGGCAACGGAGCTCTTGCCGGACAGTGGGAGTGTCATTCTGGAGCCAACCAGAAGTGGGCCACACCCGCAGTGTGA
- a CDS encoding TetR/AcrR family transcriptional regulator: MKLTRERIIDAGMAEFAESGYQGLSMRRVALRLDAKAGSLYYHVPSKAVLVQLMADRVARQAYDAGTAALDTLEPGAGWQERVEAQALTLRTCIRRHAGGAVMFADSPKVLSTGALSVMERLLETLRAAGVPDGPAAVGADALLSHVTGFVLQEQSESPAAAVGPEEGAALVARFPLTVAAASAYGEDEKFLLSVRLLCDGLATRIP, encoded by the coding sequence GTGAAGCTGACGAGGGAACGCATCATCGACGCGGGCATGGCGGAGTTCGCCGAGTCCGGATACCAGGGCCTGTCCATGCGGCGGGTGGCGCTGCGGCTCGACGCGAAGGCGGGCAGCCTCTACTACCACGTGCCCAGCAAGGCCGTCCTGGTCCAGCTGATGGCGGACCGGGTGGCCCGGCAGGCCTACGACGCGGGCACCGCCGCACTGGACACGCTGGAGCCCGGCGCGGGCTGGCAGGAGCGGGTGGAGGCCCAGGCCCTCACCCTGCGCACCTGCATCCGCCGGCACGCCGGTGGCGCGGTGATGTTCGCCGACAGCCCGAAGGTGCTCAGTACGGGGGCGCTGTCGGTGATGGAACGGCTGCTGGAGACCCTGCGCGCGGCAGGCGTCCCGGACGGGCCGGCGGCGGTCGGCGCGGACGCGCTGCTCAGCCACGTCACGGGGTTCGTACTCCAGGAGCAGAGCGAGTCACCGGCGGCGGCCGTTGGCCCGGAGGAGGGCGCCGCGCTCGTGGCCCGCTTCCCCCTGACGGTGGCCGCGGCCTCGGCCTACGGGGAGGACGAGAAGTTCCTGCTCAGCGTCCGCCTCCTCTGCGACGGCCTGGCCACGCGAATCCCGTGA
- a CDS encoding NADP-dependent oxidoreductase yields the protein MKAAVIDQYGQVRDVVRVTDVPVPAVGPRDVLIEVRAAGVNPVDHLIVKGFLSAGAPTGPLVIGNELAGVVAEVGGEVTRFAVGDEVFARVDPRVGGAFAEYVAVDQSLVATKPSGLTFEEAASLPLVALTALQALTEQADVRAGTRVLIHGAAGGVGSAAVQIAKQLGAEVVATASAGSVELVRELGADRVIDYRAEKFDEIVSDVDVVLDTIGGETQERSFGVLKPGGTLVSIVPIPDAEAKQAQWNVRALSFYMRPHGEQLAHLAGLVESGQLRPILETVFPLDEASEALQKVERGGARGKTVIGVRA from the coding sequence ATGAAGGCAGCAGTCATCGACCAGTACGGCCAGGTCCGCGACGTCGTGCGTGTCACCGACGTGCCCGTCCCCGCCGTCGGCCCCCGCGACGTGCTCATCGAGGTCCGCGCGGCCGGGGTCAATCCGGTGGACCACCTGATCGTCAAGGGCTTCCTGAGCGCGGGTGCGCCGACCGGTCCGCTGGTCATCGGCAACGAGCTCGCCGGCGTGGTGGCCGAGGTCGGCGGCGAGGTCACCCGCTTCGCGGTGGGCGACGAGGTCTTCGCCCGCGTCGACCCCCGCGTGGGCGGCGCCTTCGCCGAGTACGTCGCCGTGGACCAGTCGCTGGTCGCCACCAAGCCGTCCGGCCTGACGTTCGAGGAGGCCGCCTCGCTGCCCCTGGTCGCGCTCACCGCCCTCCAGGCCCTGACCGAGCAGGCCGACGTACGGGCCGGGACGCGCGTGCTCATCCACGGCGCCGCCGGCGGCGTGGGCTCCGCAGCCGTCCAGATCGCCAAGCAGCTCGGCGCCGAGGTCGTGGCCACCGCCAGCGCCGGCAGCGTGGAACTGGTCCGCGAGCTCGGTGCCGACCGGGTGATCGACTACCGCGCCGAGAAGTTCGACGAGATCGTCTCCGACGTGGACGTCGTCCTCGACACCATCGGCGGCGAGACCCAGGAACGGTCCTTCGGCGTGCTCAAGCCCGGCGGCACGCTGGTCTCGATCGTCCCCATCCCGGACGCCGAGGCCAAGCAGGCCCAGTGGAACGTCCGCGCCCTCAGCTTCTACATGCGCCCGCACGGCGAGCAGCTGGCCCACCTCGCCGGCCTCGTGGAGTCCGGGCAGCTCCGGCCGATCCTCGAAACGGTCTTCCCGCTCGACGAGGCCTCCGAGGCCCTGCAGAAGGTCGAGCGAGGCGGTGCCCGCGGCAAGACCGTCATCGGTGTCCGCGCCTGA
- a CDS encoding DsbA family oxidoreductase has product MKVEIYSDLVCPWCYIGKRRFEKALAAFPEAANVDVVYRPFQLNPAAPETTEPSAHIYERKFGRPAATIFGPLTSAASAEGITFRMDDALATNTYQAHRLLWFARRHGRQAEVKERLLAHYFTDGGNLGDREALAGLAEAAGLDRAAALAFLASSEGADEVRAELAEATALGVTAVPTFVIDGTFVLQGAQNPEALLDALERAAADRSPATTA; this is encoded by the coding sequence GTGAAGGTCGAGATCTATTCGGACCTGGTGTGTCCGTGGTGCTACATCGGCAAGCGCCGCTTCGAGAAGGCCCTGGCCGCCTTCCCGGAGGCGGCGAATGTCGACGTCGTCTATCGGCCGTTCCAGCTCAACCCCGCGGCGCCCGAGACGACGGAGCCGTCCGCACACATCTACGAGCGCAAGTTCGGTCGCCCCGCCGCGACCATCTTCGGCCCGCTGACCAGTGCTGCGTCCGCCGAGGGGATCACGTTCCGGATGGACGACGCCTTGGCCACCAACACCTACCAGGCGCACCGCCTGCTCTGGTTCGCCCGGCGGCACGGGCGCCAGGCCGAGGTGAAGGAGCGCCTGCTGGCGCACTACTTCACCGACGGCGGGAACCTCGGCGACCGCGAGGCCCTCGCGGGGCTCGCCGAGGCGGCCGGCCTCGACCGCGCCGCCGCGCTGGCCTTCCTCGCCTCGTCCGAGGGAGCGGACGAAGTCCGCGCCGAGCTCGCCGAAGCCACCGCTCTCGGCGTCACGGCGGTCCCCACCTTCGTGATCGACGGCACGTTCGTGCTCCAGGGCGCCCAGAACCCCGAGGCCCTGCTCGATGCCCTGGAGAGGGCCGCGGCCGACCGCAGCCCCGCGACCACTGCCTGA